A DNA window from Centropristis striata isolate RG_2023a ecotype Rhode Island chromosome 10, C.striata_1.0, whole genome shotgun sequence contains the following coding sequences:
- the LOC131979630 gene encoding olfactory receptor 6C1-like codes for MDNVSVVRVFTLSGINETMNYRIAIFSLTLLYYCMILFFNISLIIIIVLDENLHEPMYILLCSVCINGLYGTTGFYPKFLLDVLSSSQQISYEGCLLQAFVMYSFACSELSILAVMAYDRYLAICRPLHYHSFMNKRRLSQLICFSWLTPFCIFSINVLITFTLKLCGSKIQKLFCVNWMIVKLACSDTVSSDVLSYAIIIIYVFHGLFIIWTYMHLIRTCVKSKDDRVKFMQTCVPHLVSLLTFMVVMLFDLMYMRFGSKDLPQSLRNFIGIEFLLIPPMMNPLIYGFKLAKIRNRILGFVYIKRK; via the coding sequence ATGGATAATGTTTCTGTGGTAAGAGTTTTTACTCTCTCAGGGATAAATGAGACAATGAATTATAGAATTGCTATTTTTTCACTTACTTTGCTGTATTACtgtatgattttgttttttaatatctctctcatcatcatcatcgtcttAGATGAGAACCTGCATGAACCCATGTACATCTTATTGTGCAGTGTCTGCATTAATGGGCTTTATGGCACCACAGGTTTCTACCCCAAATTCCTCTTAGATGTGCTGTCTTCCTCCCAACAGATCTCATATGAAGGATGTCTTTTACAGGCTTTTGTCATGTACTCATTTGCTTGCTCTGAGTTATCCATTCTAGCAGTTATGGCTTACGACAGATATCTGGCTATATGTCGACCACTGCACTACCACTCTTTCATGAATAAGAGGAGGCTCTCTCAGCTGATTTGTTTCTCCTGGCTCACACCTTTCTGCATCTTCTCCATCAACGTTCTTATAACATTTACACTGAAGTTATGTGGTTCCAAAATTCAGAAACTCTTCTGTGTGAACTGGATGATTGTTAAGCTTGCTTGCTCTGATACAGTTTCAAGTGATGTTCTGTCATATgcaattattatcatttatgtGTTTCATGGGTTATTCATAATTTGGACCTACATGCATCTTATTAGAACTTGTGTTAAATCTAAAGATGACAGAGTGAAGTTTATGCAGACATGTGTACCCCATTTAGTATCTTTACTCACGTTCATGGTTGTTATGCTTTTTGATTTGATGTATATGCGATTTGGCTCCAAAGATTTACCTCAAAGCCTTCGAAACTTTATTGGTATAGAATTTCTGCTTATTCCTCCTATGATGAATCCTTTAATATATGGATTTAAACTGGCCAAAATACGAAACAGAATTCTGGGTTTTGTttatattaaaagaaaatga
- the LOC131978617 gene encoding GTPase IMAP family member 8-like: MEEKVSVGCRAQTRKEDKRCLQELRIVLLGHDWLEKTLTGNTLLGQKMFDISRDVKMCVRRQGVLYDGREVIVINSPERWIHYSVRDPGLVNDNMAACMAMCQPGPHAFLMVIPISSHRGREWTVEGPLELLNDTVWRNTIVIFTRCERLRGSSIESYARKHRFLRAVLERCGHRYHLLDTSIWGEDDDAQVAELLEKIDAMLQGNMKAGDVGYVATNEEVSRITGREKKEVEERAILRRMNVQTTRSTLRSLMGEAAPTSMLRLLLLGPQQVGKSSAGNTILGEEVFPVGHSTSQCTERRGDVHKRQVTVVEAPGWYGRYCSQDTPQEVRHQITHSASLCAPVPHAVLLVVRSDETFTETDRLKAEEHLSLLGVWGWTRIIVLFTWGDKLGVTPIEEHIERWPSLQWLVDKCGNRYHVFDNSNKGDIQVRELLAKIEETEVENDTGHLLRSFIKLQESNRKLDQISQKKANQLKKARKENDLLRQAAEEKERVAEDMIKTTEEKDEQIEALKAGKESEDRKNKDYEEEISRRLVEAERENNQLKEVIMGKDRMITSLSERCAVKDDVIKATKQSNEVEKEVLEERVKKQEQESAAWKEKYEEKDKELDQMIINHRGEAKELKETVEQLKRENEDTKQVLKAAIEGMQKKETMTDLKSLEELGQQQKWAFTVPLSHHGDTVKPITETEQKRLVVSGDDIMLHEKRETANQVWQHEAEWLSSWLRAGGAALGAAVGALAGSSRAVPGGSSRSAVGAAAGVLLGSLLLQGSRPQQGKIQSDTNCNVFVVESSFAVWIKRTFGVTSLALLSRPPVTAYSPPSP, encoded by the exons ATGGAAGAAAAGGTTTCAGTGGGCTGCAGAGCCCAGACACGGAAAG AGGACAAACGCTGTCTTCAAGAGCTGAGGATCGTCCTCCTGGGACACGACTGGTTGGAAAAGACTCTGACAGGAAACACCCTCCTAGGCCAGAAGATGTTTGACATCAGCAGAGACGTGAAGATGTGTGTTAGGAGACAGGGTGTTCTTTATGACGGCCGTGAAGTTATTGTCATCAACAGCCCTGAAAGGTGGATTCACTATTCTGTCCGGGACCCCGGCCTGGTGAACGACAACATGGCAGCCTGCATGGCCATGTGCCAACCAGGCCCTCACGCCTTCCTCATGGTCATACCCATCAGCTCTCACCGAGGCAGGGAGTGGACAGTCGAGGGGCCTCTTGAGCTGCTTAATGACACAGTGTGGAGAAATACAATAGTAATATTCACCAGATGTGAGAGACTGAGAGGGTCTTCCATAGAGAGCTACGCTAGAAAACACAGGTTTCTCAGAGCAGTTCTGGAGAGGTGTGGACATAGATACCACCTTCTAGACACGAGCATCTGGGGAGAAGATGATGATGCTCAGGTTGCAGAACTTTTGGAGAAGATTGATGCAATGCTTCAAGGAAACATGAAGGCAGGAGATGTTGGTTATGTTGCTACAAATGAGGAAGTCTCTAGAATAActgggagagaaaagaaagaggtaGAAGAGAGGGCGATTCTGAGGCGAATGAATGTGCAGACGACCAGAAGTACACTCAGATCTCTTATGG GAGAGGCTGCTCCGACCTCAATGCTTCGACTTCTCCTCTTGGGACCACAGCAGGTTGGGAAgagctcagcaggaaacacCATTCTTGGAGAGGAAGTATTTCCTGTTGGACATTCAACATCACAGTGCACTGAGAGACGAGGTGATGTTCATAAAAGGCAAGTCACTGTGGTTGAGGCTCCTGGCTGGTATGGGAGATACTGCTCACAGGACACTCCACAGGAGGTACGACACCAGATTACCCACAGTGCATCTCTGTGTGCCCCTGTTCCCCATGCTGTCCTGTTGGTTGTACGCAGTGATGAGACTTTCACTGAAACGGACCGGTTGAAAGCAGAGGAACATCTCAGCTTACTCGGGGTGTGGGGGTGGACTCGAATCATCGTGTTGTTCACCTGGGGAGACAAACTGGGAGTCACTCCTATTGAGGAGCACATTGAGAGATGGCCTTCTCTTCAGTGGTTGGTGGACAAATGTGGGAATAGATATCATGTTTTTGATAACTCAAACAAAGGAGACATTCAGGTGAGAGAACTGCTGGCAAAGATTGAGGAAACAGAGGTGGAGAATGATACTGGACACTTGTTGCGAAGTTTTATTAAACTCCAAGAAAGCAACAGGAAGCTTGATCAAATTTCCCAAAAGAAAGCAAACCAGCTCAAGAAGGCAAGAAAGGAAAATGATCTGCTGAGGCAAGCAGCAGAGGAGAAGGAGCGGGTAGCAGAGGACATGATTAAAACAACTGAAGAGAAAGATGAGCAGATTGAAGCTCTGAAGGCTGGGAAGGAGTCGGAagataggaaaaataaagatTATGAAGAAGAGATTAGCAGGAGATTAGTGGAGGCTGAGCGGGAGAACAACCAGCTCAAAGAAGTCATTATGGGGAAAGACAGAATGATAACAAGTCTGAGTGAAAGATGTGCTGTGAAAGATGATGTGATAAAAGCTACAAAGCAAAGCAATGAGGTGGAAAAGGAAGTGCTAGAGGAAAGAGTGAAGAAACAAGAGCAAGAGAGTGCAGCCTGGAAGGAAAAGTATGAAGAGAAAGATAAAGAGCTGGATCAAATGATAATTAATCACAGAGGAGAAGCAAAAgagcttaaagagacagttgaACAGctgaagagagaaaatgaagatACTAAGCAGGTGTTGAAGGCCGCAATTGAAGGGatgcagaaaaaagaaacaatgacgGACCTCAAGTCATTGGAGGAGCTTggccaacaacaaaaatgggCATTCACTGTGCCACTGAGCCACCATGGAGACACGGTTAAACCCA TTACAGAGACAGAACAAAAAAGACTGGTAGTGTCGGGCGATGACATCATGCTGCATGAGAAG AGAGAGACTGCTAACCAAGTGTGGCAACATGAGGCTGAATGGTTGTCGTCGTGGCTGAGGGCTGGAGGTGCTGCACTTGGAGCTGCTGTTGGGGCCCTTGCTGGCTCCTCCAGGGCGGTGCCAGGAGGTAGCTCCAGGTCAGCTGTTGGGGCTGCAGCTGGGGTTCTGCTGGGCAGCTTACTGCTCCAAGGATCCAGGCCCCAGCAGGGGAAAATACAGTCTGACACCAACTGCAA